The segment CTATATGGTATATTAGATATCTTATCCGGTCTCCCGTCTCCCGACAGTATGTCGAGAGCAGTAACACGGTATTTCGGgtcgaaaaggaaaaagtgcTGTGAagataacaataaatttaaacaagaaaCTATGCTGGTTGCGTTCACTACCAAAATCTTCCATCAAACATAATCCAACAACAATTACCCATGTCAAAATTCACTCATTTAACTTCTCAAAGGTAAATGGGACTGTCACAATCGATCCCGTTCATACCGAGAATTTCGTTCCCACTTCCCCATGAGACTCTGGTTTCTTAGTAAGGAGTTCCTCTGAAGCAAACAAACTGCAGCAGCACAGGAAGATTAACTGAAGTCTAAGATCATGAAGAAGACATTTTGATCTGAATTTGGCGGTGTACATGAACAAGAAACTCGATGTATGAAGGGCCATTGGAACTTTTATCTTCTATCATATTCGAAAAGAATAGCATCCCTGAATAAGAGAACACAAAAGGAATATACAATCACCACAAACATCTATACACACAATGAAGCAAAACTAAACTTAGCGCCACATATTTCTTAaacaagagaaagagacaAAATGGCggttcaaaaagaaaatatgctcGCTTTATGTTGGCTTAGAAATGGAaagagattattattattattattattcttttgggAGGGGGGGTAGTAATCAAGTCAAAGAATACAAAATTGGGTATAGTTGTAATCTCATActagataataataaaatttgatatagAACACTGACCTGACTGGTCTCCTTTCTTGCACAGCCTCAAGCTGCAAAAAGGAGGAGGAAAAGGTTAATGAACACTCAAAAAAGtagatgaaaaaggaaaatttaagcatctatataataattaatttgctCGGAGGCAGTTTTCGGAGCCCATGGAAGTTTTGACCTACTCTCCAGGGACACACCAAGCTAAAAAAAGTAATGGCGAGTCATATTTTGGGAGGAAAGGAGGAAGCTCCCTTATATTTCCATTTCCGACCCAAGCAGGCGACTCCTATGTGTCAAAATCCATTCCTACCTTGTTTGGCAGAGCAttccttttgtatttattCATGGtggttaaatttatttctcacccaccacacacacacacacaaacacacaaaGGATCcacaacttaaaaaaaaaaagaaaataaatgtataataCGAGTCTTACCGAAGGTAGGAACATCTTTGACGTCGTATCTCATTCATCAAGTCATTGAGTTTCTTGGATGCAGGATTGTCATACTGCTGCAGCACAAACTGAACATGCGACGGTATTAGTGACAGATTTCATGCCATATTAGATTCCATCCAGCATATGAGTCCAATTGAGACATTTCATTACATATTTATAAGTTTGTAGCAATTGTATATATCAGAACcatgatagaaaaaaaaaccctagttttcttttccttctatcATCTCCTTTTTAGAATCAATGGCTTGATATTGTTTTCCTTCATCTATATTTTTGTCTAAAATCAAATAACCTTATATTCTACGcgatttaaaaatgaaaacccgGTGTGCACTAGAAATGATAATATGCAATATTTAACCAATTGGAGAAGTTTTAAGTAATTTCCTTTGGATGGGGTTGGCTTACCTccctttttataattttattattcataaatAACAAGAATGACAATTCTACAGTGTAGCGTAATACCTGGGCAGGAATTTCATCAACTGAGGAAATGCCAAATAACTGCTGCAATATGTCTCTATCAACCAAGTTCCCAACATATATCAAACAATCTTCACCATTCTCAAGAAGATAGATTCCCTCTTCACTCACATGCTCACTAGAAAGAGGAATTGGAGTACCCGGAGTTGAATCACCATCCTGCCAATAGGAGGAAGTAACATAAACTGAGAACAGTCCACCTCTGAgaaagcaagcaagcaagcaaaataaattaagtcaTACCTGTGTGTCAAGGTTATGTATAGCCAACATTCTAGGATATACCAAGGGAACAGCCAGAGGAATTGGAAGGGAAGAAACATGGTTGGCCCAAAAAGATCGATCATCAATTCTTCCTTCAGTTCTCAAACCAGTACTTTTTATTAATGCTGAAAGAAGCCAACAGAATAGTATCACTGACCCTATCTATGTACCACAATTTATCAGCACAAATATGCCGACTCTTCATTTTATGTTTGCTAATATGTAACTGAGTTCTCTCCATTAGATCAATTCCATTAAATTCTAGTAAAATCCCATGTTTTCCAATTTCCATAGGTGATCTAAAGATTATAAACTACTAAatctttataaagatgttTCTCTGATAATTATTTATCCGCATAAGAGTTCAGAATtcatgtgaaaaaaaaaaaaaaaaaaaaaaaaaaaaaaaaaaaaaaaaaaaaaaaaNGACAGGTTTTGGTATGGATAAAATACACACCAATGGTATAAAGTGGCAGTAGCTTTAGAGCCTCCGGCAGAATAAGCTGTCCAGATGATGATACCGTTGCACAATACTTGCGGTATGAAAGTAAAACATTGACACACAGATTTGTAATACGCTCCCGAATTTGCAGGAGTGGGGATGAAGGAACTTCAGCCGCCGCTATAAAACAgataaaagatatatataagTATTGAGGCATATAGCATTGAAAGGGCAAAGGATGAGGTTGATGCCAGCGACATTAATAGTTTGTTCGCAGCTAATCGATCATCTGATCACAATGAAATAAACCACAAAGCGGTCCTAAATGTAAATATGAGATCAGTGATAATAACAGCAATCTcgtctcttataaaaaaaacaatacaaaagaaGCTGATTACAGCAACAAactgcaaaagaaaattattaaaataaaaaacaaatacaataaacCCCGACCAAAGTGAAAATACCTTGCTTTAGAAAACATGCGAACTGAGTGTCCAAGTCAGCTGATCGGAAGAGGTTATTCAGCATACTGGTGCAAGGTAAAGATATAGTGGAGACACGAATTCTCCGCTGACCAAATATTGTAGTGTAGAGTAGCGCACACTACAATAGAAATGAATGTAAAACAAATCATGGATATCAATCTTAACAAGCCGTTTCAATTTAATGGCAGAACACCAGTGCAAACACATCAATGAAATGTTCATGTTTCCTATCAAAAAATAATGGTACTTGTGCAAAAATATCAACCAAGTGTAAGACAGCCACCATCTCAACTACAATTGCAGTCTGGTTTAATTCTGTCCCTTCACTCATTGGGCATGACAAATTAGAtgtctctttgaatttttctattgaaacaTCATGAAATTCAGCCCCCTGGGGCAGTTAATCGTTGAAGAAGTGGAATCACAAAGTACAGATAAGTCATGAATTTCTAAGAATGACATGCATTAAACGAGTATGAAATTCTGCGGTAGAGGAATTTTAACAACAAGATAGACCAAGAGGACCCTTCTTGTTTGTATAATGGTTCAATCCAATTTTTCTCAAAAACCTACAAAGTTTTGAGGACTTGGACACTTGTAACACAACCAAATCATACCAAGCAAGCCATTGAAACTAAATGCATAATATGTTTACGTATGTTGCCTATAATTTATAGTATCCTTTTGGCAGGGGCTGGGGGGTGAAGGAAAaaagagggagggagggagggaggggggagagagagagagagaaacactACCTGGAAAGCACATTCTGAGCCATCCTGTAACTTGTCATCATGTTTTAAAGTCACCATTATAGTCTTGTCACAATCAATCTGTAACAAAGAAGATCATGGTAAGAACAATCACAAACCAAAAAGCAGTACATAATTTTATGGCAGCAAGGAAATAATAGCATCATGCCATGCTAGTATACAACGACTATAAAGATTTAGTTTTagcaaaaaaaatcataacataCAAAAGCCAATGCTAATGGAACCAGTTTGATGAAACTGGAAAGGGAAAAGTAcaggtaataaataaatacaaatcaaaAGTTGGCCAAACCATCTAGACACGTGGGAATGATCCTTGATTGAGCTATTTGGTTTTGTCCATGGGATGAAGAGGTGATGGGTGAAAAATAGACGAACAGCCTTTCAGAAATATTGGGTCAAAGTACGAGATATTCCCCCCATCTTTGGATAATTGGGTTGGTTCAGTGATTGCTGGCTCTAGGTGGGGGTCCAACCGAGGGGGCAAAAAGGTTTTGGTTGAAGAGGAAGGGGATGAGGAGATTAGTTTAAAGCTTATAGAAACAACAATGGATTCATTTTGATGGGATGCTTCCTTAATCTAGAGAAAGGGGTTTTTCCCATAAGGTTCATACCCATGGACTGATATCAGGCAGAGATAGGGTTCTGAGATAGGGCTAACTTGAAGAAGTTGTACACTGAGGTGAAGGTCCCCGGCTGCCCAATGCTTCTAGCAAGAGATGACATGGATAATTCTCAACCACGTACAAAAATAGCCCTTTAAGGTAAACTCTCAAATAGAGAACAAGTGTTCATTTTTGGCACTCTTAGAATCCCATGACGTTTGGGCCTCTCCATGACTTGTGCCCAAATTTTCGTAAGAGAAAGGCTAAAGTCTTCCTCCGGTGGGTCGTCTTCTAATTTAGTTGGGCAATATTTTGGGTAGGGTACCTCAGTTTCTGGGTTGGGTACGCCGAATGTTGCAGgccttaaaagaaaaagggaagcaGATTATGTGCGATCAACTCGAGAATTCAATCATTACTTAAGCGGCctcacaattcttttaagGTGTTCAGCTTCAGCTTTGTTAGCCCTCGAGTTGCAAGAAGGCGTTTGAGGAGCTTTTCTTCATCCGCTCTTTTGTGATAAAGGGCAGTTTTTGTAACAGGATGGGGTGCACTATTTTGGAGGGGCTTTAGGTTAAGAGAAAACAAACTCTTCAGAGTGCGCAAGAGATCTTCTTGTGATGTTTGGTCCCTTGTTAGATTCATTGTTTCTCTTTGAGTCTCTGTTTCTATGCTCTTTTATAACTTTACATTTGGTCTTATTTCTCTTGATTGGAGTCCCTCCCTGTAGTCTGACTCAAGTTTCTCTAGGCTCTTTTGTAACTATTCATTTGGTCTTATTTCTCTTGATTGGAGTCCCTTTACTGTAGTCTGATTCCTTTTAgtggactttttttttcccatttttccCTCAACGAAAGTCAAgttctttcataaaaaaaagttgatccAACCATTTAACAAACCAAGAAATGAAATTTGCAAAATAGTGGTAgcattgaaatatataaatgtagCACACACATgctcttgaaattttttactttacaTGGGAAAATATCATGGACAAGATTGGTTGGGATCAGTCACTATTCTAAAAATTTGcttattattttagataagTAACAATGTAGAGAATAACTTACTCCCGGTAAGTCAACATCTGTAGGGATGCGTTTACAAAAATTTCCATGGTACTCTTGTACTTGAATTCCCTGCAAAAGGATAAAATTACAGCTGATttcacaaaagagagaaaatgaaagccaCCAGATCTTTACTAGTTgaaagtaaacaaaaataatcaCCTGGCTGCATCTAACACGCATCACAGCCTCAAAGCCTTGAGGCCTTGTGATATTCCATCTAAGATCATTGTAGAGCTTTGCTGGATCTGAAAGCACTGAGAAGgggtaataataatataccTGTAACACAGTGGATAACCAATTAAGTAGGGGAAATATTTAAGATGAGAATTACACTTTGCTTTAGGAAATTTGAAGGAActgttgaaaagaaaaaaatatttaaatcaataaCCAATGTATTATTTAATCCTGTTTAAAACTGAAGTTACGAACTCAACCATAAATATGAAACTGCTTTAATTGATGACTCAAAAAGGTAGTATAATTGGAATACAAAAGACATGAAGTAAGAAGAATAAAGGAGGCTGAGACTATTCTTATTTAACATTTGTTGGCTTGTTAACTAAAGGTAAGAAAGAAACTAACTGCCAGATGAGTAACGACAGACGACCACACCATGGCAAGAATACATGAGATTTCTCATCAGCAGAGATGCAGGACTATATTTGAAGTAGTAGTCCAAATGTATATCTCGAGAATTAccaaaaacacacacacataccTGGCCCCCAGTAGTCCTTGCAATGACAGAAATAGAAGCAATGTCGATGTAACTCTGGGTAGTGAGGAACACGTCAACACAGACCTAGAACAATTGTGGAAGACAAGAATAGATCAGAAAACTCTGACCAGTGCCAGCAGATAAATCCTATCATATATCACCGACAACATGACAAGAAAGATCGCACCCACCTGATACTCCGCCAGTTCAATTGCCATTGTCTTGTAAGCCATATCAGCTGGTTGTAGTAATTTATGAGCctcctgaaaaaaaaagtgtaaagaaaatgatggcactaattttaaattagtcgTAAAATGATGAACTTCATATTTTTACAGTGAACAACAGTATGCTAATGcctgaaacaaagaaaaaaaactatgaaGTTAACACAACAAAATAACGTAGGTTAGGATTAATCATTGATTGCAGCCTTTATGCGATTGGAAAATATGTTGTACAACATAAcaatgataaaacaaaaatgggatCCATTGCCACCCAGAAAGGTTCAATTCATAATTAGaaaaccataaaattttaatatgttgCTGGGCATCTTTATATGCGGCTTGCTGGGCGTAGAATATTATTTACAGGCTAAAGGAAACTATTAACAATGTTCGAACTTCTAAGCTGTAAAGTCATTTACTTTCAAACAATAATTTCCTGCTAAAAATCTGACTTGGAAAAAGGAAGGCCAAGAATAAGACGAAAGCAAGTTTTCTTCCAAGGATAGTTTATCTATCCAACCACATGGTGAAGGATCCTCACACCCAGATCCCAATAGAACATTTGTACAATCGTACATCGGTGACTTTCTTTCAACCTGATAATATTATGCTCCTAAATTTAAATGCAAAAAGTGGCAACACAAtcttcttaaaagaaaacatagaCAGCACAAAAGTTCAGAAGAATACCTTGTCCCCAGAAGAAATATTTGTTCTTCCTTCAGCCTCCCTAGCAGAAAGAGCTCCAATTCCAATTGATGGCAAGACTGTATTTCACAAAAAGTAACTAAATTAGATTAGGAAAATAGTCTTTGCAGCATAACCACTAGGTGGtgctaaataagaaaatagtcattttcatttctatttttagttatttcctttgttttaGGAGGATGCTCCTCTACGATTGAGTCATGGTTCCATTGATGTAGCAATGATTATTATACAACTTGTATAAATAGTCAAACATCAACGAAGATAGTACCTAAAAATTTACAACTTAGTCTTGAGTACTTTAACTCAGAGGTATTAAGGTTTTCTCTATTTGAGCCTTACAATTATTCGAAATAGGTCAAAAGAAGAATTCTACTTCTTCCCCCCACCACACAAACACCGTCTACCTTAACTCGATCGCGAACTCATCCTATCCACTTCTCACTCTCCAGCCCTACACTATCCTCATCCCTATTCTGTTATAAGCAACTCTTTCACAGTTTATGAGTGGCTTTTATCCAACCTATATCAAATAATGTGTATACCATTGTAGCCTTTTCACCTTgtttcaatttaatataacaaaaataaaaatatatttgcatattgAAATCCAACACTATTCGTCTATTGTCTAACTTGCTCAGGACACTTACTCGAGGTTGTCCATACCAAACGGTGCacaaataatagaaataattttcatgctaaagaaaaaaatagcaaaaaaataaaaataaaaacaaaataaaagacaaaCTGCAATACATCcttgataaaagaatatccATTATGAACTTGCCTGACTGGAATACCAAAATTTTGCCTCCAGTATTTTTCATTGCCATGAAAGCAGCCTAACAAATAGAACAAGCAAACTATTATCACAATGtaagtataattttattttcaagtgagaaattttcttttttactgaCCTAGAAAGCAAAAAATCAAAAAGgggtaaaaacaaaatctagcTTTTGACCAGTTAAGTAACAGTACAGTCTACATGATGAGTGAATCTcagccaattttttttaataaagctGATCAATATTGAGCAATCAGCACACACATCTACTCTTTGACTAATCTGTTAAATTAGcaacaaaataaacacaaaGTTCTCTTCATGGAACTGTTTCATCATCAACCTTGGCATACCCTTAGAACACAGAAACATATCAATGCAAAGTACATGGGGTACTTTTTAGGTAATGTTTTTGAGATTCTAAAGCCTAGGACATTCTAAAGCTTTCTAGTTTATCTTtgttaagtttaaaaaaaaaaaaatcttttattttattactaaCAAGTGGAGGGTCTACCTGTAAAAAGCTTTTGTATAGGTGGTTTGTGCtgacttttttcttctctgaagACTACTATAATTTTGCAGCCGCccttttttcatttgaagGGTATAGAAGGGGTGCTTTTACCACTTGAAGTATATCTAAcgtaaatatataataacttAAAGGAATCATATAGCCTTGCCCAACTactctttctcttgttttcttgtcttttctttttttcttgttctNTTTTCCTTTTTGGCGTTGGAAGGAGGTTTTGATTGGCAAAAAAGAACTATTCTAAGACATTTTTGTTCAGAATATGAACAAGTACAAATTGAAGAGTAGTCAACGATAATAGTGCAACAGAAACATACTTTGATTGCAGCACCAAAGGCTGATTCGGTGGTTCTATTACTCTGAAACATAGTAGGAATACTTTCGAGCAACAACTCCAAATGTTGGCGGCACTATGCCCACAAAAAAGAAGTGACATTATTAAAGAAATAGGAaaggtaagaaaaaaattaaatctagtGATCAACctcatcaaaatcaaatattttggaGAATCTAACCTCTGAAAGTTGAACAATGACATCAGACTCCAGAGGAGTATAAACATCTTGTACATCAGGAACTATGAGCATCAAAGgctgaaaagaaataacagaaCATCAATAAACAAGTAAAAAAATCAGAGACTATCAGTTAGCCTTCTTAACAAAAACCATATGCATTCAAAGAATCTCCCTAATTAATTCCATTGAGGCCAAGGGCAGGGATTGTCCAAAAGTATTAGGAACAAATATCTTCTTTAACAAATTCTGGATGATACCTAAATTAAAAGTTGTACGCCCATTGATGAGCACTTATAGTTCATACTGTTACTGGAATTTGTTACCTAATTTGCAGCTGAAAGTTTATCTTGAATGGAATTTGTGTCGTATTAACCTTGACCAGATCAGGATCACTGGGTTTCAAAAGTTAGTTTTAGCtgtggagattaaagaaaaaaacctgCCCTCTCAGTACCTTCTCTCTCCGATaggatttttgttttcctcttttgGAAGTTCATCTTCAGTTTCATGCTTATACGGAACTGAAGACCAAATGAACATTTGATACTTTACAggattttctcttttacagAGGAATGCAGGTTCAAGAAAACGGACCAGATGAAAGCTTAACAACTCAAAATGGGATGCATGAAATAATGCTCATGGCTCACCTCACTAACACTCAAACAGGTTTCAACTATCCAAGGCTAGGTTCGAAAGAACAAAGATGAGTTAAAtgttccaaaaacaaaataattacaagAATCCGGAAGAGAAACAAGTACAACTAAATTGACAATACTTGTGTATTCGTTCATCTATTTTCTGAAATGATCTGATTTCCTTTCCATCTATCTGACGAATACCAGTTATTACATTCACCATCAAGATGCCTTAGTTTTCTTTTCACCCTCACAACAAAAGAAATGCCTAAAATGGAGATAGATAACAATGATTGAAATGTGACCTGTTGTAGTGCTCGTTTCAGATTGTAAAAGTGAATTGTTGTGTCAAATGTTGCAATCCCGACAAATGTACGAGGACCTTCCTGGAACATCACAGTGTCATCAGTCACTaagatagaaaaaataaagctCATATACGGCTAAAAATGGACGAAacaggggaaaaaaaatattttccaagATCGTCAATATAGATCCTATTTGTAAACATCAATATAAGCCAAATCCAACAACCACTCACTAAAACATAAAGGAAAAGGACaggaaaaatgataaataacaCTCTAAATAGGGAATAGCAAATTATTCAGAAAAATACAGACAagcaaaacaaataaaagctTTTGCAAATGGCTAAGTTCCTCAACCTCAAGGTGACATCGTTTTTAGATTTCATACAGGGTCCAATTTATCAAGGGCATTCAAGAACTGAAAGATTTGCAGTAAAAGATTGTTCGATTACGTAGAAAGAATTTTACCAAATTTCGCAGCATTTAGATTGTTACAAAGAgtcaaattaacaaaaatggCAATCCATAACAGAAAAGAGAATGTAGTCACTTATAAGAGACAGAACAAACCCTGACAGAATAACATAACAACTATGCATAGGTCACACAAGGTAACTCCATCTGAAGATAGTGAAACAAAAGAGACAGAGGCAAACTTTAGAATGACATCCGTCCAAGGTTTAATTGCATAAACCAGATGTtgaaagcaaaaaaagaacaaaaaaaaaaaatgaagtctAGCGATAATAAACTGATACAACAGTTCCCAACGCCTaggattaaaaattttaatggcAAAATTGAATTGTCAAAAAGAAATGTAATTATATCCAAACCTATTATTATTGCAGTTTCAGTTTATGGAAGACAAGAAAGCAGATTCGCAAGAAGTTTCTCTTCCACAACATACCAACCCAATGCTATTATTTCAGACTAGTTTAAATAGTtatagaaacaaaagaaaggttAAGGGTCATGTGAAACCAATTTTTTATGGTCATGCATCAAATACCACAAGGAAAAATCATAAACCCTCgtaaaaaagtataaatatcACAGAGTATTATCGACAGCTATGAATTATAAACACATACATGCATATATAATGCATCCAGTCAAATGTAGAACTTACTGGAAGATCCGAAATAACTTGACTAATTGCACTGCATGCTGCAGCAGTGGCACCAGTTTGTATAGCATTCATGGACACATCGATGAGGAAAAAATAAACAGCTGGCATTGGATCACGCACCTGGAGTCAAAATGCATCAGAAGCAGTATGTCAATATGTGTCTGTGTGCGCACGTGCATTTTGCAGTGATACTTTGTTTTATATGGTCCTCCAAATTTCATTGgtcctcttctttttttcttttgaaatttttcattggttgctttttatttatgttatcaATGTATTTTTCATATTGNGCGAGAGAAAACCAACGCCAAAAGCCAAGAGAGGTTAGAAGAAAGCCCTCCAATAAGTCCTGATATCATTTAGTGAGCCTTAATGGCTTAGTTTTTGTTGCCAAGGGCCTCCTCATCCCATTCACTTGAGGCTGTTTCTctcatattttgtttattatcaGTTTGTTTCTTATTGGCAAAAAAAGGAAGGTAACTGGTCTCCATCcattaaaaatcaataatgaCTAAACACCTAAGATAAGAACGAAATTAACGTCCATGCTAATGGACTAACATAAACCAACTACCATACCATATATTCCTTAGAAGCAACAAATTCTACTGTTCCCCTGCACAGTTCGGGCCTTTCATCAGCATCTCTTCTTCTACCATCAGGACCAAGATTACAGTGGTATTCACGAGGAGTCTCATCAGTAAAACCTGAAAAAGGAATGGCACAGGGTTTTAGGTCACCACCTACAAAGGAAAGGAAGAATAGAATTCCACACATGCAAGAAATCCTTTGACATTCGACAAAAGGCAGTATTGTGTATTTTATAACAATAAGGAGGTGACTGAAAGAAATGAAGCCAGATAGGTAATGAGCTTCAAAGTAACGCCCTTAACTAAAAATTACCAAGAGTGACCTCACGAATTCAGAAAATATGCAAAGACAGTAAGTAAACCTAGTTGCAGAAATGATGAATGATAGTCCTATGTCAATCAAACAACAAATTTCCAAGCTTTAAGAGAAACAACATGAAAATATCCCACTAAAAAGGTAACAAACATCTTCACTGACCACATAAGTTACAGATGAATCGCCTTCCCTGATCAATGAACTTCATAAAAGGATTTATATAGCCTTTGCAGCGAGAACATCGGACAGGCCCACTTTCCCCAAAATCCACAACCTATAATATAAAATCCATTGAATAAACAAATGGCATCACTGTCTAATAAAATTCAACCACTTGACAAgataaaaaaccaaaagttTGCAACAATATTCTCCTAAtatgtaaaaaattaaagaaacaagAGTGTATTTATAACCATTGCATAACAAATAAATCCATTTGAAGGCTGATGATAGAGTAAGATAAGGGTAATCGTGTAATTTCTGTTAAAGATTGTCGTTCTACTGGATTAGATTCTTCATCGGTTTTGATAGTTGTTTGTATGTTTAATTAGAGTCTAGGCATCATTACAGccaaagtaaaaataaaaaaataaaaaaataaaaaagtcacCTGACTATGATAAACTAACTCTTTGATGAGAAAATAATGAGATGTGAACTAAGTTTACActccattaaaaaaacaacaatactAACAGAGGAAAAAAAGCTAAATCTACAACCTAactgttatttaaaaaaaataaaaataaaaaataaaaaataaattaaaaaaacaagaaacaaccTCTCATTGATATAATGAGAAGGAAAATGTTCAAAGAT is part of the Cucurbita pepo subsp. pepo cultivar mu-cu-16 chromosome LG12, ASM280686v2, whole genome shotgun sequence genome and harbors:
- the LOC111807819 gene encoding protein transport protein Sec24-like At4g32640 yields the protein MAALVPPGAPRPNESNSNQSPAPPPNYYPNSQTNPGSLADNFHNMNLNRPPSMPNSFPRTPFGQSPPFPSSAPPPTGISGAPPQFSRPGPPPASITRPNMPSSGPPPSALPPNMAPMRPSGPPVGQPSPLVSRPPPPGVGGPGQPSHRPPPSNTVISSGLSSSSAAPPLGAPPLGARPSATFPPSGSSPSMPPPSAQSGTLSNGPPAFAQNNFPGGPRFPPAANAPQGPPPSVGPPPMGASVQTPYMHSVPGGPGFLAQSGPPGQPAPPFQLASQGVAPPSGSPFGPPTWPMQAGQATAPPPITGQLQPPRMFGMVPPPPNQSMTTISPAIGQTGSPAATQSKIDPNQIPRPVPNSSVVLFDTRQGNQATLPPPASSEFIARDTGNCSPRFMRCTIGQIPCTADLLNTSAMQLALLVQPFALLHPSEEPIQVVDFGESGPVRCSRCKGYINPFMKFIDQGRRFICNLCGFTDETPREYHCNLGPDGRRRDADERPELCRGTVEFVASKEYMVRDPMPAVYFFLIDVSMNAIQTGATAAACSAISQVISDLPEGPRTFVGIATFDTTIHFYNLKRALQQPLMLIVPDVQDVYTPLESDVIVQLSECRQHLELLLESIPTMFQSNRTTESAFGAAIKAAFMAMKNTGGKILVFQSVLPSIGIGALSAREAEGRTNISSGDKEAHKLLQPADMAYKTMAIELAEYQVCVDVFLTTQSYIDIASISVIARTTGGQVYYYYPFSVLSDPAKLYNDLRWNITRPQGFEAVMRVRCSQGIQVQEYHGNFCKRIPTDVDLPGIDCDKTIMVTLKHDDKLQDGSECAFQCALLYTTIFGQRRIRVSTISLPCTSMLNNLFRSADLDTQFACFLKQAAAEVPSSPLLQIRERITNLCVNVLLSYRKYCATVSSSGQLILPEALKLLPLYTIALIKSTGLRTEGRIDDRSFWANHVSSLPIPLAVPLVYPRMLAIHNLDTQDGDSTPGTPIPLSSEHVSEEGIYLLENGEDCLIYVGNLVDRDILQQLFGISSVDEIPAQFVLQQYDNPASKKLNDLMNEIRRQRCSYLRLRLCKKGDQSGMLFFSNMIEDKSSNGPSYIEFLVHVHRQIQIKMSSS